The following proteins are co-located in the Solea solea chromosome 21, fSolSol10.1, whole genome shotgun sequence genome:
- the LOC131448621 gene encoding carbonic anhydrase 4-like isoform X2 — protein sequence MMNFLLRAVVAACALISSTHCAGNAVAWCYDQPTCNDATWATIATKYCNGTRQSPINIVSSAAKTDSKLSEFTFENFDSKSALKSIENTGQTVKVSFGSGVKVSGGDLPEAYNSLQFHLHWGMGSSIPGSEHTVDGKRYPMELHIVNIKSSLNGNTTLAVADSTGLAALGFFIEVMSGDATGQPASWKTLTSYLANITEKGNSVSMASGISLDDLLEGVNRTKYYRYLGSLTTPTCNEIVVWTVFKEPIKVSKDLIDLFSTMVHIGNSSSPLMVKVYRNLQPAQAVTTQASDSSSTVFYSLGLVALSLILGRCL from the exons ATG ATGAATTTCCTTCTAAGAGCTGTGGTTGCTGCCTGTGCCCTCATATCAAGCACACACTGTGCCGGCAATGCAGTTG cTTGGTGTTACGATCAGCCAACCTGCA ATGATGCCACCTGGGCAACCATTGCGACTAAATATTGTAATGGGACGAGACAGTCACCCATAAACATCGTCTCATCAGCTGCCAAAACTGACTCTAAATTGTCTGAGTTCACCTTTGAAAACTTTGACAGCAAGTCTGCCCTGAAAAGCATCGAAAACACTGGCCAAACAG tcaagGTTAGCTTTGGGAGCGGTGTGAAGGTTTCAGGAGGAGATCTGCCTGAGGCCTACAACAGCCTGCAGTTCCACTTGCACTGGGGAATGGGCTCCTCCATTCCTGGCTCTGAGCACACTGTGGACGGAAAGCGCTACCCCATGGAG TTGCACATTGTGAACATCAAGTCATCtctgaatggaaacacaacccTGGCGGTTGCAGATTCTACAGGACTTGCGGCCCTTGGTTTCTTCATTGAG GTAATGTCAGGTGATGCGACTGGCCAACCAGCTAGCTGGAAGACCTTGACGTCTTACCTGGCCAATATCACAGAGAAAG GTAACTCGGTGTCAATGGCATCTGGGATTTCACTGGATGATCTCCTGGAAGGAGTGAATCGCACAAAGTATTATCGCTACCTGGGCTCCTTAACCACCCCTACTTGCAATGAGATCGTGGTTTGGACTGTGTTCAAGGAGCCAATCAAAGTCAGCAAAGATTTG ATTGACCTCTTCAGCACAATGGTGCATATCGGCAACAGCTCATCGCCTTTAATGGTGAAAGTCTACAGAAACCTCCAGCCAGCACAAGCAGTCACAACCCAGGCTTCGGACTCTTCTTCTACAGTCTTCTATTCTCTGGGGCTGGTGGCTCTGAGCCTCATACTGGGGAGATGTTTGTAA
- the LOC131448621 gene encoding carbonic anhydrase 4-like isoform X1 — MVRHTAAAAAAQMNFLLRAVVAACALISSTHCAGNAVAWCYDQPTCNDATWATIATKYCNGTRQSPINIVSSAAKTDSKLSEFTFENFDSKSALKSIENTGQTVKVSFGSGVKVSGGDLPEAYNSLQFHLHWGMGSSIPGSEHTVDGKRYPMELHIVNIKSSLNGNTTLAVADSTGLAALGFFIEVMSGDATGQPASWKTLTSYLANITEKGNSVSMASGISLDDLLEGVNRTKYYRYLGSLTTPTCNEIVVWTVFKEPIKVSKDLIDLFSTMVHIGNSSSPLMVKVYRNLQPAQAVTTQASDSSSTVFYSLGLVALSLILGRCL; from the exons ATGGTaagacacactgctgctgctgccgctgctcag ATGAATTTCCTTCTAAGAGCTGTGGTTGCTGCCTGTGCCCTCATATCAAGCACACACTGTGCCGGCAATGCAGTTG cTTGGTGTTACGATCAGCCAACCTGCA ATGATGCCACCTGGGCAACCATTGCGACTAAATATTGTAATGGGACGAGACAGTCACCCATAAACATCGTCTCATCAGCTGCCAAAACTGACTCTAAATTGTCTGAGTTCACCTTTGAAAACTTTGACAGCAAGTCTGCCCTGAAAAGCATCGAAAACACTGGCCAAACAG tcaagGTTAGCTTTGGGAGCGGTGTGAAGGTTTCAGGAGGAGATCTGCCTGAGGCCTACAACAGCCTGCAGTTCCACTTGCACTGGGGAATGGGCTCCTCCATTCCTGGCTCTGAGCACACTGTGGACGGAAAGCGCTACCCCATGGAG TTGCACATTGTGAACATCAAGTCATCtctgaatggaaacacaacccTGGCGGTTGCAGATTCTACAGGACTTGCGGCCCTTGGTTTCTTCATTGAG GTAATGTCAGGTGATGCGACTGGCCAACCAGCTAGCTGGAAGACCTTGACGTCTTACCTGGCCAATATCACAGAGAAAG GTAACTCGGTGTCAATGGCATCTGGGATTTCACTGGATGATCTCCTGGAAGGAGTGAATCGCACAAAGTATTATCGCTACCTGGGCTCCTTAACCACCCCTACTTGCAATGAGATCGTGGTTTGGACTGTGTTCAAGGAGCCAATCAAAGTCAGCAAAGATTTG ATTGACCTCTTCAGCACAATGGTGCATATCGGCAACAGCTCATCGCCTTTAATGGTGAAAGTCTACAGAAACCTCCAGCCAGCACAAGCAGTCACAACCCAGGCTTCGGACTCTTCTTCTACAGTCTTCTATTCTCTGGGGCTGGTGGCTCTGAGCCTCATACTGGGGAGATGTTTGTAA
- the LOC131448622 gene encoding uncharacterized protein LOC131448622, producing MYPVHWFRAVSLVVGVSVFCSAGPLHAQCKVEWYFGIPCQVVSESLVSQIKKWGTMAGCTMGGQRCLYKLQSASIHFIAAKHTTPFKRHVDDINFRLVSYHFFTCCHVSAMSISETWHTIEDHGTNYCNLYNLMEGSGLNEARGYKEVTSDFQCTQRSSANCTVY from the exons ATGTATCCAGTCCACTGGTTCCGTGCAGTTTCTCTGGTCGTTGGCGTCTCCGTGTTTTGCTCTGCAGGACCACTTCATGCTCAGTGCAAAGTAGAATG GTACTTTGGAATACCATGTCAAGTGGTTAGTGAGTCCCTGGTCTCACAGATCAAGAAGTGGGGAACCATGGCCGGCTGTACCATGGGAGGACAGAGGTGCCTTTACAAG CTGCAGTCTGCCTCCATTCACTTCATAGCAGCCAAACACACCACTCCTTTTAAGAGGCATGTGGACGACATCAACTTCCGGCTGGTCTCCTATCACTTCTTCACATGCTGTCATGTTTCG GCCATGTCCATTTCTGAGACGTGGCACACCATTGAAGATCATGGCACCAACTACTGCAACCTCTACAATCTAATGGAGG gaagtggtcttAATGAAGCCCGTGGTTATAAAGAGGTGACCAGTGACTTCCAATGTACACAGCGTTCTTCTGCTAACTGCACTGTCTATTGA